The Lycium barbarum isolate Lr01 chromosome 10, ASM1917538v2, whole genome shotgun sequence genome includes a region encoding these proteins:
- the LOC132612727 gene encoding uncharacterized protein LOC132612727 produces the protein MRHDEYLSRSKTTFEGKLGGDEPFYDSDEPVSFEIETDDEADDEDVVEKPTKKSRRPKRIRNRFRKALTRYAVQEHVELNKYVNEPTRVRVKCTAGCPLLLFASFDSRTNDFVVKNYNPVHKCNGTTKNKLVNSLYISERYRDKIISEPGIRIFELQNLIRKELEVYIGRTVARKARSIVLQQIMGDNVEEFKRILDYRDELLRTNSGSTCVVRLSEETFEGGFKRFQSFYICFDAMKKAFKAGCRRAIRLDGCFLKGVSKGQMLVARWFVNILRHDLELGDGTGLTTLSDMQKGLDIANKDLLPNAEQRMCARHVIANFSKKWTGIAIRNCFWRCAKSTYEQEFQKNLDHMEKLGDGINGDLWYYNIDRWSKVYFKYLSCCDSVDNNMAESFNSWILGPRHKTIITMLEEIRVKIRRRVGQLREFSET, from the exons ATGAGACATGATGAATATTTATCTAGGAGTAAGACTACATTTGAAGGAAAATTGGGTGGGGATGAGCCATTTTATGACTCAGATGAGCCTGTTAGCTTTGAAATAGAGACTGATGATGAAGCTGATGACGAAGATGTGGTTGAAAAGCCTACCAAGAAGTCAAGGAGACCAAAAAGAATTAGAAATAGG TTTAGGAAAGCACTTACTAGGTATGCAGTTCAAGAACATGTAGAGTTGAATAAATATGTCAATGAACCAACTAGGGTGAGGGTAAAGTGTACTGCTGGCTGTCCATTGTTATTGTTTGCCAGTTTTGATTCTAGAACAAATGATTTTGTTGTGAAGAATTATAATCCTGTTCACAAGTGCAATGGCACAACAAAGAACAAGTTGGTAAATTCTTTGTATATTTCAGAAAGGTACAGGGACAAAATTATTTCTGAACCTGGCATTAGAATTTTTGAGCTTCAAAATTTGATAAGAAAGGAATTAGAGGTGTATATTGGTAGGACTGTGGCAAGGAAAGCCAGAAGCATTGTTTTGCAACAAATAATGGGTGACAATGTAGAGGAGTTCAAAAGAATTTTGGATTATAGGGATGAGCTTTTAAGGACTAATTCAGGTAGTACATGTGTGGTTAGGCTGAGTGAAGAAACTTTTGAAGGTGGATTCAAAAGGTTTCAGTCCTTTTATATATGTTTTGATGCCATGAAGAAGGCATTCAAGGCTGGTTGTAGGAGGGCAATTAGGTTGGATGGGTGTTTTTTAAAAGGTGTTAGTAAAGGGCAAATGCTTGTGGCT AGATGGTTTGTCaacattctaaggcatgatcttgAGCTTGGAGATGGGACTGGTTTGACAACTCTTTCAGATATGCAAAAG GGTCTGGATATAGCCAATAAGGATCTACTGCCAAATGCAGAACAAAGAATGTGTGCAAGACATGTGAttgccaatttttccaaaaaatGGACAGGCATAGCGATTAGAAACTGCTTCTGGAGATGTGCTAAGTCCACATATGAGCAGGAGTTTCAAAAAAATTTGGATCATATGGAGAAGTTAGGTGATGGAATAAATGGAGATTTGTGGTATTACAACATAGATAGGTGGTCCAAGGTCTACTTTAAATACCTCAGCTGTTGTGATAGTGTTGACAACAACATGGCTGAGAGTTTTAATTCCTGGATTTTGGGGCCAAGGCACAAGACCATTATCACAATGCTTGAGGAAATTAGAGTCAAAATTAGGAGAAGGGTAGGACAACTAAGAGAGTTTTCTGAGACTTAG